A part of Aegilops tauschii subsp. strangulata cultivar AL8/78 chromosome 2, Aet v6.0, whole genome shotgun sequence genomic DNA contains:
- the LOC109765662 gene encoding subtilisin-like protease SBT2.5 isoform X1, with protein MEVLESFIQLCSDTTAMAFPKPSLVLCSVLTLLSLNRGPSHVSAKVYMVVMEDDPVVSYKASRKGVMRGEEAQKYKEMATTKHDVFLESFLTVGSYKKLYSYTHLLNGFAVHANSEKAAKILSGAKGVRLVQEDIKMAKMTTYTPKYIGASGVWPLLGGAENSGDGIVIGMIDTGIDPKNPSFASFSNQSKQPPPNFKGMCRSGDRFPPDSCNGKIVGARWFARAGQATGEFNATIHYASPYDPDGHGSHTASTAAGNFHTPAISRGYNFGYASGMAPGARLAVYKAAYPFGGYMSDVIAAVDQAVEDGVDVISLSMAPSSVSPGPAAFLNLLETQLLLATKAGVSVVQAVGNGGPDASSVVSFSPWITSVAASTTDRKYNKTIVAGNGQIFSCGGLSPPTPGDTMYPLALADDVSTDNSTDGSNGCQDPKVFIRSLVQGKVIVCMIVSSNYYQGDNFAGIIDTIQKMGAAGVVIIDRYSGDVDYEYQPIFPTAVPSAMVVDGVDMMNLMEYYENNTARDGDGTVITFGATVRILEGRRASYSGERPEVADYSSRGPNIENSQMQLADVLKPNVMAPGHHIWGAWSPTSDALPEVQGESYAILSGTSMSTPHVAGVVALIKQRHPKWSPAMIMSAIMTTADVTDRSGRPLMARRDVGAVVAATPFDMGAGAINAARALDPGLVFDATYREYLQFLCAVPGVDEAAVRRAVGASCPSSRARWCSDLNAPSVTVASLVGSRRVDRKVWSVGAENETYMAYVRAPDGVAVRVSPDEFTVAPGETAALRIVLNTTAPGNAFSFGEVVLRGDKKHSVRIPLAVYPAAVLSGP; from the exons ATGGAAGTTTTGGAAAGCTTCATACAACTGTGCAGTGACACCACTGCCATGGCCTTTCCCAAGCCATCTCTAGTGCTATGCTCTGTTCTTACTTTACTGAGCCTAAATCGCGGTCCATCTCATGTATCTGCCAAGGTTTatatggtggtgatggaggatgaTCCAGTTGTTTCCTACAAGGCAAGCCGGAAGGGTGTAAT GAGAGGCGAGGAAGCTCAGAAGTACAAGGAAATGGCCACAACAAAGCACGACGTCTTCCTGGAATCATTCCTCACCGTAGGATCTTACAAGAAACTGTACAGCTACACTCACCTGCTTAATGGCTTTGCTGTTCATGCAAACTCTGAAAAG GCAGCTAAAATTCTTAGCGGCGCAAAAGGAGTTCGACTCGTTCAAGAAGACATCAAAATGGCGAAGATGACCACATACACTCCAAAGTACATTGGAGCCAGTGGGGTATGGCCACTGCTTGGTGGTGCTGAGAATTCTGGTGATGGAATAGTCATTGGCATGATTGATACTGGCATTGACCCCAAAAACCCAAGCTTTGCCAGCTTCTCGAACCAATCAAAGCAGCCACCTCCCAATTTCAAAGGAATGTGCCGCTCTGGGGATAGATTCCCTCCTGATTCATGCAATGGTAAGATAGTGGGAGCTAGGTGGTTCGCGCGCGCTGGTCAAGCAACTGGAGAGTTCAATGCTACAATTCACTATGCATCACCTTATGACCCGGATGGCCATGGCAG CCACACAGCGTCGACCGCAGCTGGAAATTTCCATACACCAGCAATTTCTAGGGGTTACAACTTTGGATATGCAAGCGGCATGGCCCCCGGAGCTCG TCTTGCAGTCTACAAAGCCGCGTACCCTTTTGGTGGATATATGTCAGATGTGATAGCTGCTGTCGACCAG GCAGTAGAAGATGGTGTCGATGTTATCAGTCTTTCCATGGCACCTTCTTCGGTTTCACCTGGCCCTGCAGCTTTCCTCAACTTGCTTGAGACGCAACTGCTCCTTGCCACCAAGGCTGGAGTCTCAGTTGTTCAAGCAGTGGGCAATGGAGGCCCTGATGCGAGCTCAGTAGTTTCATTCAGCCCATGGATAACAAGTGTCGCGGCTTCGACAACGGACCGCAAGTATAACAAAACAATCGTAGCTGGAAATGGGCAAATTTTCTCTTGCGGCGGCCTTTCCC CACCAACACCAGGCGACACAATGTACCCATTAGCACTGGCAGATGACGTGAGCACCGACAATTCGACTGATGGGTCTAATGGTTGCCAGGATCCGAAGGTCTTCATAAGATCTCTAGTTCAGGGGAAGGTGATTGTCTGCATGATTGTGTCATCTAACTACTATCAGGGTGACAACTTTGCCGGCATTATCGATACGATTCAGAAGATGGGAGCTGCTGGAGTCGTGATCATTGATCGTTATTCCGGTGATGTAGACTATGAATATCAGCCCATATTTCCTACCGCGGTACCTTCAGCCATGGTTGTGGACGGAGTAGACATGATG AACCTAATGGAGTACTATGAGAACAACACGGCACGAGACGGCGACGGAACTGTCATCACGTTCGGAGCAACCGTCCGGATTCTGGAGGGACGGCGTGCGAGCTACTCCGGGGAACGGCCGGAGGTCGCCGACTACTCGTCGAGGGGGCCCAACATAGAGAACTCGCAGATGCAGCTGGCGGACGTCCTGAAGCCGAACGTGATGGCGCCGGGCCATCACATCTGGGGAGCCTGGAGCCCGACGAGCGACGCCCTCCCGGAGGTCCAGGGCGAGAGCTACGCCATACTATCCGGCACGAGCATGTCCACCCCGCACGTCGCCGGGGTGGTGGCGCTGATCAAGCAGCGGCATCCCAAGTGGAGCCCCGCCATGATCATGTCGGCGATCATGACGACGGCCGACGTGACCGACCGCTCCGGGAGGCCCCTGATGGCGCGCCGGGACGTGGGCGCCGTGGTGGCGGCCACGCCGTTCGACATGGGCGCGGGCGCCATCAACGCGGCGCGCGCGCTGGACCCGGGCCTGGTGTTCGACGCCACGTACAGGGAGTACCTGCAGTTCCTGTGCGCGGTGCCGGGCGTGGACGAGGCCGCGGTGCGGCGCGCGGTGGGGGCGTCCTGCCCGTCGTCGCGGGCGCGGTGGTGCTCGGATCTGAACGCGCCGAGCGTGACGGTGGCGAGCCTGGTGGGGTCGAGGCGGGTGGACCGGAAGGTGTGGAGCGTGGGCGCGGAGAACGAGACGTACATGGCGTACGTGCGCGCGCCCGACGGCGTGGCGGTGCGCGTGTCGCCCGACGAGTTCACCGTCGCACccggcgagacggcggcgctgaGGATCGTGCTCAACACCACCGCGCCGGGGAACGCGTTCAGCTTCGGCGAGGTGGTGCTCAGGGGCGACAAGAAGCACAGCGTCAGGATCCCCCTCGCCGTCTACCCCGCCGCGGTGTTGAGCGGCCCGTGA
- the LOC109765662 gene encoding subtilisin-like protease SBT2.5 isoform X2, producing MYQVYMVVMEDDPVVSYKASRKGVMRGEEAQKYKEMATTKHDVFLESFLTVGSYKKLYSYTHLLNGFAVHANSEKAAKILSGAKGVRLVQEDIKMAKMTTYTPKYIGASGVWPLLGGAENSGDGIVIGMIDTGIDPKNPSFASFSNQSKQPPPNFKGMCRSGDRFPPDSCNGKIVGARWFARAGQATGEFNATIHYASPYDPDGHGSHTASTAAGNFHTPAISRGYNFGYASGMAPGARLAVYKAAYPFGGYMSDVIAAVDQAVEDGVDVISLSMAPSSVSPGPAAFLNLLETQLLLATKAGVSVVQAVGNGGPDASSVVSFSPWITSVAASTTDRKYNKTIVAGNGQIFSCGGLSPPTPGDTMYPLALADDVSTDNSTDGSNGCQDPKVFIRSLVQGKVIVCMIVSSNYYQGDNFAGIIDTIQKMGAAGVVIIDRYSGDVDYEYQPIFPTAVPSAMVVDGVDMMNLMEYYENNTARDGDGTVITFGATVRILEGRRASYSGERPEVADYSSRGPNIENSQMQLADVLKPNVMAPGHHIWGAWSPTSDALPEVQGESYAILSGTSMSTPHVAGVVALIKQRHPKWSPAMIMSAIMTTADVTDRSGRPLMARRDVGAVVAATPFDMGAGAINAARALDPGLVFDATYREYLQFLCAVPGVDEAAVRRAVGASCPSSRARWCSDLNAPSVTVASLVGSRRVDRKVWSVGAENETYMAYVRAPDGVAVRVSPDEFTVAPGETAALRIVLNTTAPGNAFSFGEVVLRGDKKHSVRIPLAVYPAAVLSGP from the exons ATGTACCAG GTTTatatggtggtgatggaggatgaTCCAGTTGTTTCCTACAAGGCAAGCCGGAAGGGTGTAAT GAGAGGCGAGGAAGCTCAGAAGTACAAGGAAATGGCCACAACAAAGCACGACGTCTTCCTGGAATCATTCCTCACCGTAGGATCTTACAAGAAACTGTACAGCTACACTCACCTGCTTAATGGCTTTGCTGTTCATGCAAACTCTGAAAAG GCAGCTAAAATTCTTAGCGGCGCAAAAGGAGTTCGACTCGTTCAAGAAGACATCAAAATGGCGAAGATGACCACATACACTCCAAAGTACATTGGAGCCAGTGGGGTATGGCCACTGCTTGGTGGTGCTGAGAATTCTGGTGATGGAATAGTCATTGGCATGATTGATACTGGCATTGACCCCAAAAACCCAAGCTTTGCCAGCTTCTCGAACCAATCAAAGCAGCCACCTCCCAATTTCAAAGGAATGTGCCGCTCTGGGGATAGATTCCCTCCTGATTCATGCAATGGTAAGATAGTGGGAGCTAGGTGGTTCGCGCGCGCTGGTCAAGCAACTGGAGAGTTCAATGCTACAATTCACTATGCATCACCTTATGACCCGGATGGCCATGGCAG CCACACAGCGTCGACCGCAGCTGGAAATTTCCATACACCAGCAATTTCTAGGGGTTACAACTTTGGATATGCAAGCGGCATGGCCCCCGGAGCTCG TCTTGCAGTCTACAAAGCCGCGTACCCTTTTGGTGGATATATGTCAGATGTGATAGCTGCTGTCGACCAG GCAGTAGAAGATGGTGTCGATGTTATCAGTCTTTCCATGGCACCTTCTTCGGTTTCACCTGGCCCTGCAGCTTTCCTCAACTTGCTTGAGACGCAACTGCTCCTTGCCACCAAGGCTGGAGTCTCAGTTGTTCAAGCAGTGGGCAATGGAGGCCCTGATGCGAGCTCAGTAGTTTCATTCAGCCCATGGATAACAAGTGTCGCGGCTTCGACAACGGACCGCAAGTATAACAAAACAATCGTAGCTGGAAATGGGCAAATTTTCTCTTGCGGCGGCCTTTCCC CACCAACACCAGGCGACACAATGTACCCATTAGCACTGGCAGATGACGTGAGCACCGACAATTCGACTGATGGGTCTAATGGTTGCCAGGATCCGAAGGTCTTCATAAGATCTCTAGTTCAGGGGAAGGTGATTGTCTGCATGATTGTGTCATCTAACTACTATCAGGGTGACAACTTTGCCGGCATTATCGATACGATTCAGAAGATGGGAGCTGCTGGAGTCGTGATCATTGATCGTTATTCCGGTGATGTAGACTATGAATATCAGCCCATATTTCCTACCGCGGTACCTTCAGCCATGGTTGTGGACGGAGTAGACATGATG AACCTAATGGAGTACTATGAGAACAACACGGCACGAGACGGCGACGGAACTGTCATCACGTTCGGAGCAACCGTCCGGATTCTGGAGGGACGGCGTGCGAGCTACTCCGGGGAACGGCCGGAGGTCGCCGACTACTCGTCGAGGGGGCCCAACATAGAGAACTCGCAGATGCAGCTGGCGGACGTCCTGAAGCCGAACGTGATGGCGCCGGGCCATCACATCTGGGGAGCCTGGAGCCCGACGAGCGACGCCCTCCCGGAGGTCCAGGGCGAGAGCTACGCCATACTATCCGGCACGAGCATGTCCACCCCGCACGTCGCCGGGGTGGTGGCGCTGATCAAGCAGCGGCATCCCAAGTGGAGCCCCGCCATGATCATGTCGGCGATCATGACGACGGCCGACGTGACCGACCGCTCCGGGAGGCCCCTGATGGCGCGCCGGGACGTGGGCGCCGTGGTGGCGGCCACGCCGTTCGACATGGGCGCGGGCGCCATCAACGCGGCGCGCGCGCTGGACCCGGGCCTGGTGTTCGACGCCACGTACAGGGAGTACCTGCAGTTCCTGTGCGCGGTGCCGGGCGTGGACGAGGCCGCGGTGCGGCGCGCGGTGGGGGCGTCCTGCCCGTCGTCGCGGGCGCGGTGGTGCTCGGATCTGAACGCGCCGAGCGTGACGGTGGCGAGCCTGGTGGGGTCGAGGCGGGTGGACCGGAAGGTGTGGAGCGTGGGCGCGGAGAACGAGACGTACATGGCGTACGTGCGCGCGCCCGACGGCGTGGCGGTGCGCGTGTCGCCCGACGAGTTCACCGTCGCACccggcgagacggcggcgctgaGGATCGTGCTCAACACCACCGCGCCGGGGAACGCGTTCAGCTTCGGCGAGGTGGTGCTCAGGGGCGACAAGAAGCACAGCGTCAGGATCCCCCTCGCCGTCTACCCCGCCGCGGTGTTGAGCGGCCCGTGA